The genome window TCTCGGACAGATCGAGGACGGACGGTTGTGGGGGTACCGTGAGCGGAGAGCCTGTCAGAAAATGCCCGGGTGTGAGGACATCAAAATCGTCCACAGAGTCGCGCAAGGGCGCTAGAGGTCGCGAATTGAGGCAGCAATCGATGGAGCACAGCAAGGTGCTAAACTCCTCGAAGGTAAAAGTTCTCGCACCGACAACCCGCCTCAGATGATGCTTGATGCTCTTCACTCCGGCTTCCCACAACCCTCCGAAATGAGGTGCGGAGGGAGGGATAAAATGCCAGGCGACACCGTCGCTGGCGGTTTTATTTAGAAATTCCGAGTTCCGGATGGTCGCTCGGTACGCTCGACATAATTctcgatccgcgccgacgaacGTGGTCCCGTTGTCGGAATACATCGCGCAAGGTATTCCACGTCGCGAGCAGAATCGATCAAAGGCGCGGATGAAGGCTGGGGTAGAATATTCGGAGACGAGCTCGAGATGAATCGCCCTAGTGGCCATGCAGACGAAAAGCGCAATATACGCTTTGCGCGAGGTAATACCGCGCCCGGATGACGCGCGGGTTTGAAACGGGCCTGCATAGTCTACTCCGCAGTGAGAAAAACACCTGGATGGAGGGGAGATGCGAGGAGTCGGAAGTTGGCCCATCAACTGAGCTGGTACAGCAGCCCGTTCGCGGACACAAGCAACACAGGAGTGAATGACGTTCTTGACCAGACTGCGAGCACGGAGAATCCAAAATGTCTGTCGCAGCGTATGCAAGGTCAATTGAAGACCGGCGTGCAAGGACCGTACGTGAGCGTGTTCAACGATTCGGAGGACCAATGGATGTGACGCAAGTACGATAGGGTGCTTGACATTGAACGCCAACGGAGCGTGTCGAAGACGTCCACCGACCCGAAGGATTCCGTCGTCATCGACGAACTGATCGAGACCTGACAGTGAACTTTTTGGGGAGAGCGCGCGGTGCAGGCGGAGCGCTTCGACTTCCGACGGAAAACAGTCGCGTTGAATGTAACGGATCCAGAAAGTTCGCGCGGAGGAACAGTTCTCGACCGACAGAGCTCGGCCTGGCGTAGAGGAATGGAGCGAATGAGAGTGGCGAGGGCGACAGGCCCGCGCAAATTTGAACAGATATCCAGTGACGCGAAGAAGTTTCGGCCAC of Halictus rubicundus isolate RS-2024b unplaced genomic scaffold, iyHalRubi1_principal scaffold0099, whole genome shotgun sequence contains these proteins:
- the LOC143363701 gene encoding uncharacterized protein LOC143363701, whose product is MYSDNGTTFVGADRELCRAYRATIRNSEFLNKTASDGVAWHFIPPSAPHFGGLWEAGVKSIKHHLRRVVGARTFTFEEFSTLLCSIDCCLNSRPLAPLRDSVDDFDVLTPGHFLTGSPLTVPPQPSVLDLSESRLTRWQLVRSVTEQFWKRWVSDYVNTLQQRSKWRREQPAIGLGQLVLMRNPTLPPCKWELGRVKAVHPGADGRVRVVTVKTPSTELTRPIVKLCPLPIISASN